The Caldisericia bacterium genomic sequence ACACCTCTTTCATCAAAAATTTCTAAGTGAACTGGGTTTTCCTCGTCTGAAAAAATATAATCAAAATCTATTTTTTCAGAAAATAAAGATTCCTTTATGAATTCTCCATTTTTACCACCAATAATACTTAACACTGAAACATTGCCACCTAATTTTTTAATATATCTTGCAGCATTAATACCTCTACCCCCAGGTTTTTTACTAACAATTTCCAATTGATTTTTACCACCAAGTTGAAATTTCTTAAGGTTTGCTTTTTCCTCGACAAAAGGGTTTAAAATGACAGATAGTATCATAATTACATCACTCCCTTTTAACTAATGTTTTTAGTCTCTTTTTTAATTCAAAAATTTTGTCTCTAATTTTTGCTGCCTCTTCAAATTCTAATGTTTCTGCTTTAAGATGCATCTCTTCTTCAAGTTGAGTTATTAGAGATTCAATATAATCTAAACTCATACTTTTTTCGCTCTCTTTAACAAAAATATCTATTTCTTCTTTTTCTTTATATGGTAAATCTATTAACTCTTTTACTGCTTTTCTAACACTTTCTGGTTTTATACCATGTTTAATATTATATTCCATCTGGACCTTTCTTCTTCTATTAGTTTCATCTATAGCTTTTTTCATAGATTCAGTTATTTCATCAGCATACATAATAACTTTACCACTAACATTTCTTGCTGCTCTACCAATAATTTGAATTAAAGATGTGTGAGATCTTAAAAATCCTTCTTTGTCAGCATCTAAAATTGCAACAAGTGACACTTCCGGAAGATCTAAACCTTCTCTAAGTAAATTTATTCCAACAAGACAATCAAATTCACCTTTTCTAAGGTCTCTTATAATTTCAGCTCTTTTTATTGTATCGATATCAGCATGAAGATATCTTACTTTTATTCCTCTTTCATAAAGATATGTTGCAAGATCTTCTGCGACCCTCTTTGTTAAAGTTGTAACTAAAACTCTTTCATTTCTACTAACTCTCTCATTAACCTCTTTTATCAAATCTTCAATTTGATTGTCGCTCTTTCTAACCTCAACTTCAGGATCAATAAGACCAGTAGGTCTTATTAGTTGTTCTACTACTTGTTCTGAAATTGAAATTTCATAATCAGATGGAGTCGCAGAAACAAAAATTATCTGATTTGCTTTTTCTAAAAACTCTTCATATTTTAAAGGTCTATTATCAAGACATGATGGTAATCTAAATCCATATTCAACAAGAGTTTCTTTTCTTGATCTATCTCCATTATACATTCCCCTTAGTTGTGGAACTGTAATGTGAGATTCGTCAATGAAAATAAGAAAATCTGATGGGAAGTAATCTATAATAGTATATGGTGGTTCACCAGGTTTTCTTCCTGATAGGTGTCTTGTATAATTTTCAATTCCTTTAACATAACCTGTTTCAAGTAACATCTCAATATCAAAATTTGTTCTTTGTTGCAACCTTTCTGCCTCAAGATATTTTCCTTGTGATAAGAAATACTCAACCCTTTCTTTCAATTCTTTCTTGATACTCTCAACTGCTTTAAAAATTCTTTCCTCTGTAGTTAAGAATTGTTTTGCTGGAAAAAATATAAAATTTTCGACTTCTTCAATTTTTGTTGATAATAGTGGATCAATTAAATAAATGTTATCTATTGTGTCTCCAAAAAATTCAATTCTAACTGCATAATCAGTATCTATTGGAAAAATATCTACAATATCTCCTCTAACTCTAATTTTACCTCTTGAAAAATCAATATCATTTCTCTCATATTGAAGCATTACTAAATTTTTTATTAGTTCTTTTCTTGAAATTTTTTCTCTAACTCTTACTTCAATAAGTCCCTTTAAAAATTCAGTTGGATCATCCCAACCATAAATACACGAAACAGAGGAAACAACAATTGTATCTCTTCTTTCCATTAAACTTCTCAAAGTTTTATGTCTTAATTTAACAAGATCTTCATTTATATCAGCATCTTTCTCAATATATAAATCACTTTGTGGAACATATGCTTCAGGTTGATAATAGTCATAATAACTAACAAAATATTCAACCCTATTATATGGAAAAAGATCTCTAAATTCAGAGTATAGTTGTGCTGCTAGAGTTTTATTATGACAAATAATAAGTGTAGGTTTATTAACTTGAGCGATAACATTTGCCATAGTATAGGTTTTACCTGAACCTGTAACACCAAGAAGGGTTTGAAATCTAAACCCTTTCTTTACTCCTTCAACTAATTTTTCTATTGCCTGAGGCTGATCACCTTTTGGCTTATATTGAGAAACAAGTTTAAAATTATCTTCGTTCATAAATGCAATTATAATTTTAAATGATTTTTTAAAAAACTCAAGAGAAAAAATTTGTTAAAAATTAAACAAAAGAAGAAATTTTTATTGTGATATAATTTTAAATTATGAAAATAGATGTTCTTGTTGTTGAAATTGGTTCTACTATAACAAAAGTTTCTGCTTTCCAAAATTTAAAATCAAAAAATCCAATTTATCTTGGAAAGGGTATTTCTTACACAACAGTTAACGAAGGAGACATAACAATTGGACTTAATAGAGCAATTGAGGATTTAAAAATTAAACTTAATGCTTCTAAAATAAATTGGAAACATATGTATGGGAATTCATCAGCAGCAGGTGGACTTAAAATGACAGTTCATGGTCTTGTTCCTGAAATGACAGCAAAAGCGGCAAAAGAAGCAGCTCTTGGTGCAGGTGCTATTACAAAAATGGTGACTGCAGGTCTTATTTCTCAATATGACTTGAAAAAAATTGAAGAGATAAAACCAAACATAATTCTTCTTTCAGGTGGTGTAGATTATGGTGAAACAAATATAGTTTTAGAAAATGCAAAAAGATTATCAAATTTAAACATTAAACCACCAATAATTTATGCTGGAAATATTGCTATTAGAGAAGAGGTAAAAAGAATTTTTGAAGAAAAAAATTTTAAAATTTATATAACAGAAAATGTATATCCTGAAATAGATAAATTAAATATAGAACCTGTGAGAAGAGTTATTCAAAAAGTTTTTGAGGAGCATATAATACATGCACCTGGTATGGAAAAAATAAGAGATTACATTGAAGGAGAGATAATTCCTACACCAGGTGCAGTTATGAATGCTTTTATTTTATTATATGAAGAAATTGGTGATGTGATGGGTTTTGATATTGGTGGAGCAACAACAGATGTTCACTCAGTTACAGAGGGTAAAATTGATAAAGATTCGGTAGTTATTTATCCAGAACCCTTAAATAAAAGAACAGTTGAAGGTGATCTTGGAGTTTATATATCAAGTGGAAATGTTTTAAATCTTATATCTGATTTAGAAAAAGAAAAATTAAATAAGTATATGAAATATCTTAAACCTATACCCAAAACAAAAAATGAAATTTATATAACAAAAAAACTCGGTGAGATTTGTCTTAAAACTTCTCTTATAAGACATGTTGGAGAGATAAGATTTTTATATACTCAATCAGGAAAAATTAAAGCAATTTATGGAAAAGATTTAAGAAATGTTAAATATGTTATTGGAACAGGCGGAGTTTTAACTCAAATACCATCAATGAAAAAAGAAATGGAAAATATTTTCAAAGGAATTATTGATGAAAGAATTCTTCTTCCAAAAAATCCTAAAATTTTAATTGATAAAAACTATATTTTTTCAAGTATTGGCACCATATCAAAATTATATAGAGAAGCATCTATAAAACTTCTCATTGAATCAATAGGTCTAAAAGACAAAATGTTTTAATATTTTATCTCTATTGACAGAATAAAAATTTACTATTATAATTATACCAACTAGTCGGTATAAAGGAGTATAATAATGAATATTAAGAAATTAAAAGGTGAAGGCACTAAAAAGAAAATAATTGAAGTTGCTACTTATCTTTTTAATGATAATGGATATGATAAAACGAGTGTTCAAGATATATGTGAAAAGGCAGGAGTTAGCAAAGGTGCCTTTTTTCATCATTTTCCAACTAAAGAATTTTTGTTCTTAGAAATTCTTAATGAATTTTTAGAAAAATTAGAAAAAAGAATGATTGATATTGAGAAAAAATCAGATAATATACCCCAAGCAATGATACAAATGAC encodes the following:
- the uvrB gene encoding excinuclease ABC subunit UvrB; the protein is MNEDNFKLVSQYKPKGDQPQAIEKLVEGVKKGFRFQTLLGVTGSGKTYTMANVIAQVNKPTLIICHNKTLAAQLYSEFRDLFPYNRVEYFVSYYDYYQPEAYVPQSDLYIEKDADINEDLVKLRHKTLRSLMERRDTIVVSSVSCIYGWDDPTEFLKGLIEVRVREKISRKELIKNLVMLQYERNDIDFSRGKIRVRGDIVDIFPIDTDYAVRIEFFGDTIDNIYLIDPLLSTKIEEVENFIFFPAKQFLTTEERIFKAVESIKKELKERVEYFLSQGKYLEAERLQQRTNFDIEMLLETGYVKGIENYTRHLSGRKPGEPPYTIIDYFPSDFLIFIDESHITVPQLRGMYNGDRSRKETLVEYGFRLPSCLDNRPLKYEEFLEKANQIIFVSATPSDYEISISEQVVEQLIRPTGLIDPEVEVRKSDNQIEDLIKEVNERVSRNERVLVTTLTKRVAEDLATYLYERGIKVRYLHADIDTIKRAEIIRDLRKGEFDCLVGINLLREGLDLPEVSLVAILDADKEGFLRSHTSLIQIIGRAARNVSGKVIMYADEITESMKKAIDETNRRRKVQMEYNIKHGIKPESVRKAVKELIDLPYKEKEEIDIFVKESEKSMSLDYIESLITQLEEEMHLKAETLEFEEAAKIRDKIFELKKRLKTLVKRE
- a CDS encoding GlmL-related ornithine degradation protein; this encodes MKIDVLVVEIGSTITKVSAFQNLKSKNPIYLGKGISYTTVNEGDITIGLNRAIEDLKIKLNASKINWKHMYGNSSAAGGLKMTVHGLVPEMTAKAAKEAALGAGAITKMVTAGLISQYDLKKIEEIKPNIILLSGGVDYGETNIVLENAKRLSNLNIKPPIIYAGNIAIREEVKRIFEEKNFKIYITENVYPEIDKLNIEPVRRVIQKVFEEHIIHAPGMEKIRDYIEGEIIPTPGAVMNAFILLYEEIGDVMGFDIGGATTDVHSVTEGKIDKDSVVIYPEPLNKRTVEGDLGVYISSGNVLNLISDLEKEKLNKYMKYLKPIPKTKNEIYITKKLGEICLKTSLIRHVGEIRFLYTQSGKIKAIYGKDLRNVKYVIGTGGVLTQIPSMKKEMENIFKGIIDERILLPKNPKILIDKNYIFSSIGTISKLYREASIKLLIESIGLKDKMF